The nucleotide window TTaagacattttttaaattttcgttttctttttatccgGCGATCGTCCATTTAAAACACTTCCCCCTATATATCTCTCCACGCTTTCCCAATTcttattctctctctccctctctttctctcctctgcgtatattatttattaagcATTATTTACGATCTTTAACGCTACCAATATTATAGCatgatacatgtatacacatactTTTCTATGCAACTAGAAGAATCTTAATTATGTACGCACGATACATAACGTTACATTTcacgacttttttttatattgttattcatttaatcattttatatacgtacacaaaTGTATGTAAATAAGAATCagcagtttttattttttattttttatttttgccgTTTGTGAACATACAATCTTCGTCAGCTTTTCATTTCaactaaattttattatatcgttactattattatttttgttgatGTTActacgatgatgatgatgattatgattattattactgatACAATAAACTACTGGCAGTGTAAGAGCGAGACTGCTCTCCTCCTCCGACGAAGGCACTCGCACAACTGAGTGAACTGAGGTAACGGGCAGAAAGTGTGCGGTGGGACGCTGACACCAGTGGCTGGCTGGTGGAGCGAGCGCGCGCGACTCGCTGCCGACTCGCTCGCTCCCCATTTTCAAGCGAAGCCAAGCCAAACGGACGGGCAGACAGGCAGCGGCGCAGCGGTACGTGATCTGTACTAAGGAGAGAGGAAGAGGGGAATTTGGGATGCGGGGGGGAGCGAAGAAGCGCTGCGCGTGGAGGGACGGAATTGACGGGAGAAGGGCGAAATaagaagggggggggggggggggggggggggggaattcGAGGGCCCGCGTAGGGCGCTGGATGCCTGCCTGCAGCGGTGACCGACCCGCTAAACACATACGACGAGGATACGACCCGTTTTATGGATATACGCCGCTAGCTCTGAGGATACGACGCGACGACGAGCCTATATTACCGGTTACGCGCATGCGCGTTGCCTTTGTTTCGTACCGCTCAGACGTGACTTCACCTTTGCTCGACTGACGCGCGCTGACTCTCCTCGCTAATGGCGTGCCGATGGTTGACCTCTCTATGAggcgaattttttttgatttgtattcttcttttttttttttaccgaataaTCAAATTCTAAATTGCACTAGCTGCGTAATTCAATGTTTtatatacatgttttttttttctttttttcttttcaaattcggcCAAGTAACTATGTTAGAAGCTTTGAATTTTGCCAATGTATACACAGTAAAACGCACAGAAgaaagaatatttgaaaaatttgaaaaaagcaaCAACATTGAAAGCTTATATCATACCTGTGCACTGAATTCAAGTGAAAATCCCGTGTGAAAGTTTGAAATGGTCGAAACAATATCTTCAAAGCTTCtgaatttgacaaaaatttgaaagagctTGACTTGATCTTTTaaccaaatttttattgaagtAAGCACATGATCGTGACTCTTTAGTGATCAAGTACATAATATGATCttcgtgaaaataatttttgttcgcGTCAAATCTAAGCCAACATTGTTCGATTATGATCGAAGAAGTACTTTTTCTGCCTATTGCACGATACGGATCCATTGATTTTGGcacattcttttttcaaaatagccgctagaaagaagaaaaggttcaTTGATTTTAGTAAAATTCAGAATTCAGCCAGAATCCTTGCAAactgatttttgaattttgaaaaatcctctTCATCGTTTACATTCGGTTGCCATCGTCGCTGAAAAACCCTCTACAAAGCTACCCTCAGGAAAGGGCGGAAGAAGGGACGAGTGAAATACGAGAAGGCACATGGAAGTGTGTTTTCTTTGGATCGTAGGACGACGGTCGGAACCGACCTTTTCTAGGTTGTTTGCACGTGGGATTCTATTGCCTCAGAATACACCTCTGAGCTGCATTATCAGTTCTGAATATATCGATTTTTGGATTTCGATTTTCAACGGATCCGTTTCTCGTTCTTTCTTCAGATGCACAGTTTTTATTCGTTTGTTAGTACctgtttttacttttctcgATCAAtgtttgttgattttttttttttttttacttctgctttttcttctaattttttcctgGTTTTTGATTCTTGACCTCTCGTAACAAATTTAAAGCAACTTTGATACACAACAATGTTTATTGTCGGAATTCTTCCATCTTTACTTCAGGAATCCTTGTCAAATCATATAATTTCTCGACATTCCATATATGTGAACTATACCTATACTGATGTACTGTATACTGGCCATTTCCtgttgtaatttattttattattgactTTTGGTATCCAGATCTAGACCtacctatatatataagtatgcaccaataataatagtatataAGACATTATATACTAAATTCTGTACAAACTATTGTACatcatattatacacgtatataccaGAGCCAACGAATAAGAAACGATAGAGCGtggatgcaaaaaaaaaaaattacacgtgtACAAAGAATTTTCCCTTTTTGTCTCTCTTCTGTTTCCCTCTTCCGTCTTCTTGAACTTAATCCTGCAGGTATACGTTTTCctttacaattttgttttctcccGTCTTTGAACGTAGGCTTCGGAACACTCAATAATTTGTGAAAAggaagaatttctttttatgtTGCTGTGATTgtttaccattattattatttcaatgtttattttttttcgttgcttCTTTCTTCTCTATTATTTCGTCAACCATACAACCGGTATACCTAGGTAAGTATCTAGGAATATACCTGTACCCTGAATGGAAGTTCGAGCTGCATCGCTTGCACATGTGTTGCAGCTGACCCGCTGCAGTTTTTTTACTCCCTTGTATTGTAGCTTAATCTTGAATCTTGTGTACCACTATCTACAAGTATACAATAAATGTTTCTACCAGAGTATAACGTTAGTATATAAGTTGCTTCTATATATATTCGCAGAAGAGGAATATGAgtagaagaaatatttttttactctaaaTTTCATGatgcgagattttttttaagatttcgGAGCTGatcttttaatttatttacttatatcGACATGTTGTGTCGAAAATTCGTAACTTTCAAAATATACTATAATAAAACGTGCGCgcgcatgtgtgtgtgtgcgtgtgtgtgtgtgtatccGTGTGTCATACTAACTGTTCCGGATaagggaaatatttttttatttacgctTGAACAAGGTGCAAACGATAATTTCTGCCGATCTAAAACTCTTGTATACTTCgaaacgatatttttgtaCGGCAAGAACTAAAACGAAAATAACAGGAACATATTGCTCTAGTTTGAAACAGtttaatataggtatacgaaAGGCCAATGAAATCGAAATGCGAGATGCCAAGTGCGCTGCACGTATGCAACAGACGAAGAACGAAACAACGAATGAATGTACATACATAGCggacgttattattattattattattattattatttatcatggTGATATTAGTGCAGCAGCATCAGCAACATCAGCAGCATCAGGTGATATTAGTTGTTCGTATATTGAACCCAGCACGCGGGGTCGTTAAACCCACAAGCTCGGTCGGTCGCtaactctctttctctctttttaccTTCTCCGTCGCCGAGGAGGCTCGTGCGGTTGGCGCGCATCCCGCATCGCGCAACCGCCGCGACAACTACGTAGCGTCGACGACGACTGACTGCGTGACGACGTGACGTCACACGTGGAGGAGAGGCGACTACGTAGTTGTGCCTAGCGTATAACGTACGCCGCACAGAGCGAGGTCGCAAGTATGCGTGAAGAACGATGCGCGCAATCGCAATTGCAAGAAGCGCACGCGGTGATGAGAGGTGAGCGCGTGGTTTCGTGCGCTCCTGTAACGTTGGCGGGCCGAGGGTAGGAGTGAAGGGAAGGGGTGTTGCTCGTAAACTAGGGGGCCGGCTGTGACGTGGCGGGCGTTGATTGGTCGGCCATTACGCGATTCCGACCCTGGCCGAGTCAGACCGAGCAACTCCCCACCGATATTAGAATTGTTACTTGACGTGCGTCTAATGTGACgcacgaaaataataaaaaaaaaaaaactacccgCGATGCTCGATTATTCTGAATCCCGATTGGCATCTGTAACGATGATTATGACCAAGGTTGGTTATCACGAGGTCACAGGATGTTATGGTGAAACTGACGCAATTTCTTTCACAAAGAGGGTAAGACGAAACTTCTGGCATCTCGATGAAAATTTGCAGTCACAACTACGCTCGTACACGTACAACGTACAACGGATCTCGTTATGTGGTGTATAGTAGATCATCGTCTAATAATGAACGTCGACACCACACACGCAACGATCAGTGCACCATATTTTagtattgaaatattgagaTTTTGTCCATTTCTATTAtcttattttttcgaattttcatcttttacccAAGTTATATTGTATAGTAATTTCTcatgcatatacatacatacaaaacTTCATAGATATATCGATGTATCGACCTTTGTGAATATGGAAAATaaacatcaaaaaaaaaaaaaaaaaaaattcagacactccataaataattgcaataTAAGCCAAACGAACCAGCCAGCCAGTCAGCCGCGTCTGGATCAATTtaacggtaaaatttttttccgcggCGCTAGGTATTACATACCgatgcatatacatacatgtataaatttatgtacTATGTATTTGTATGTGTACATGCAGAGATTCCCCGGGCGAGCAGCGACGGGACTTGCGCCAAGTACTAACTGTAAGCTGGTACCAACGGCAATACTGCAATATTGTGTACACTGTACATCTATACGTGATACGGGTATGTGCGACGGGTATATATAAGTAAATGCAGATATCTATATACCTTCTAGAGTTTGTTGACTCTCGGTTTCAGCACAACGCGATGCCGCGCGACGAGACGCGACGACGTGGCTGACCATGACCTGGGCTAACGATTCTCGATTCGACATTATAATGTAGACGCGTAATGGAGGGTAGGGGTAAAAAAAACCGGAAATACCGATTGATAGAAGGAccgaaatattgaattttcatgcacCCGAAAATCTTATtcgtagaatttaaaaatgtgagaAGTCCAAGTAAcgaaaattgagaatattaaaattcgaaatactGAAAGACAAAATATAGAAAGGTCGAAACATAGAATTAGATTCTAGAGTATGGTATTCTATGTGTGACCTTTCTAGTCTTTTACTGTCCACACTTGGACTTTcaacattttgaaattctatatATCAAGCTTCcgcttttttaaaaattcgatattgtggCCCCATTTTTACCCCTACTCCATtggatatataaatatgtatacacgttatgtgaatataatatgaatttcaattacctcaaataaatttcgaatgaCTTCAGATGAGctttaaaaacttgaagtaaTTTCAAACAGACTTTTTAAGTGCATTCCAGATAATATGTACGTTAAGTGAATGTAAATGGCTTACGATGACTTGGTGCGAATTCGACTCATTGTCAATTTAAATCGCACGAAGGCTTGCAAGTGACTAATTCCAAAGACGTCGGGTAAATGCAGATGAATTTTAGTGACTCCACGTGAATTCAATCGAAATAACa belongs to Neodiprion lecontei isolate iyNeoLeco1 chromosome 5, iyNeoLeco1.1, whole genome shotgun sequence and includes:
- the LOC124294627 gene encoding uncharacterized protein LOC124294627, with product MLDYSESRLASVTMIMTKVGYHEVTGCYGETDAISFTKRRFPGRAATGLAPSTNCKLVPTAILQYCVHCTSIRDTAQRDAARRDATTWLTMTWANDSRFDIIM